Proteins from a single region of Budorcas taxicolor isolate Tak-1 chromosome 11, Takin1.1, whole genome shotgun sequence:
- the LOC128055995 gene encoding serpin B6 codes for MDALSEANSTFALTLLKKLGADNSKNVFISPLSISSALAMVLMGARGNTAAQMCQTLSLSKSSGGGEDVHPGFQKLLSEVNRTSTQYLLRTANKLFGEKTYDFLSCFKDACRVFYQAEMEELDFVSAKEESRKHINTWVAEKTGGKIRDLLSANSVNPATRLVLVNAIYFKGNWDKQFNKEHTEERPFKVSKNMEKPVQMMFKKSTCKITYIGEISTQILVLPYVGQELNMVILLPSESTDVYTVEKALTYEKFVAWTKPDAMDEEEVEVFLPRFTLEETYDMECVLQELGMTDAFEEAQADFRGMSSRRDLHLSKVVHKSFVEVTEEGTEAAAATGAVVMMRSLSVVPRFCADRPFLFFIQHGNTGAILFCGRFCSP; via the exons ATGGATGCGCTGTCAGAAGCAAACAGCACCTTTGCCTTGACCCTTCTGAAAAAGCTGGGTGCGGACAACTCGAAAAATGTGTTTATCTCACCCCTAAGCATCTCCTCTGCCCTGGCCATGGTCCTCATGGGGGCCAGGGGCAACACCGCAGCACAGATGTGCCAG ACGCTTTCTCTAAGCAAGAGCAGTGGTGGAGGTGAAGATGTCCACCCGGGTTTCCAGAAGCTTCTCAGTGAAGTTAATAGGACCAGTACACAGTACTTGCTCAGAACCGCCAACAAGCTTTTTGGAGAGAAGACTTACGATTTCCTCTCG TGTTTCAAAGATGCCTGCCGCGTGTTCTACCAAGCAGAGATGGAAGAGCTGGACTTTGTCAGCGCTAAGGAGGAGTCCAGGAAGCACATAAACACCTGGGTAGCCGAAAAGACAGGAG GTAAAATTAGAGATTTGCTGTCTGCAAATTCAGTTAACCCCGCGACACGTCTGGTTCTCGTGAATGCCATCTACTTCAAAGGAAACTGGGATAAACAGTTTAACAAAGAGCATACTGAGGAAAGGCCATTCAAAGTCAGCAAG AACATGGAGAAACCTGTGCAGATGATGTTCAAGAAGTCCACCTGTAAAATAACCTACATTGGAGAAATAAGCACCCAGATTCTGGTGCTTCCCTACGTCGGCCAAGAGCTGAACATGGTCATCCTGCTGCCCAGTGAAAGCACTGACGTGTACACG GTGGAGAAGGCCCTGACCTACGAGAAATTCGTCGCGTGGACGAAGCCGGATGCGATGGacgaggaggaggtggaggtatTTCTTCCCCGGTTTACTCTGGAGGAGACTTACGACATGGAGTGTGTCCTCCAAGAACTGGGCATGACCGACGCCTTCGAGGAAGCCCAGGCTGACTTCAGAGGGATGTCGTCCCGGCGAGACCTGCACCTCTCCAAGGTCGTGCACAAGTCCTTCGTGGAGGTCACCGAGGAGGGCACGGAGGCCGCGGCTGCCACAGGGGCGGTGGTCATGATGCGCTCCCTCAGTGTCGTGCCCCGGTTCTGTGCCGACCGccccttcctcttcttcatccAGCACGGCAACACCGGGGCCATCCTGTTCTGTGGCCGCTTCTGCTCGCCGTGA
- the LOC128055994 gene encoding serpin B6-like, which yields MQGAEIRELMQGPERGCQPARPVASGPVLGLTCLFLPGHLATMDELSASNGTFALTLLKKLGEDNSKNVFISPLSLSSALAMVLMGARGNTAAQMCQTLSLNKSSGGGENVHQDFQNLLSEVNRTDTQYLLRTANRLFGEKTYDFLSSFKDACRMFYQAEMEELDFVCASEESRKHINTWVAEKTGDKIRDLLSANSVNPMTRLVLVNAIYFKGNWEKQFNKKNTRERPFKVSKNVEKPVQMMFKKSTFKMTYIEEISTQILVLPYVGQELNMVILLPSESTDLNTVEKALTYEKFVTWMKLDTMDEDEVEVFLPRFSLEESYDMEGVLRDLGTTDAFQAAQADFSGMSCQEDLHLSKIVHKSFVEVTEEGTVAAAATVARITPRILRIVPRFCADRPFLFFIQHGKTGAILFCGRFCSP from the exons ATGCAGGGAGCAGAAATCAGGGAGCTGATGCAGGGCCCGGAGCGGGGCTGCCAGCCTGCACGCCCTGTGGCTTCGGGCCCTGTCCTCGGGCTCACTTGCTTGTTTCTCCCAGGTCA CCTCGCTACCATGGATGAGCTGTCAGCATCAAACGGCACCTTTGCCTTGACCCTTCTGAAAAAGCTGGGTGAGGACAACTCGAAAAATGTGTTTATCTCGCCCCTAAGCCTCTCCTCTGCCCTGGCCATGGTCCTCATGGGGGCCAGGGGCAACACCGCAGCCCAGATGTGCCAG acaCTTTCTCTAAATAAGAGCAGTGGGGGAGGTGAAAATGTCCACCAGGATTTCCAGAACCTTCTCAGCGAAGTTAATAGGACGGACACACAGTACTTGCTCAGAACGGCCAACAGGCTTTTTGGAGAGAAGACTTACGATTTCCTCTCG TCTTTCAAAGATGCCTGCCGCATGTTCTACCAAGCAGAGATGGAAGAGCTGGACTTTGTCTGCGCTTCGGAGGAGTCTAGGAAGCACATAAACACCTGGGTAGCCGAAAAGACAGGAG ATAAAATTAGAGACTTGCTCTCTGCAAATTCGGTTAACCCCATGACACGTCTGGTTCTCGTGAATGCCATCTACTTCAAAGGAAACTGGGAAAAACAGTTTAACAAAAAAAACACCAGAGAAAGGCCATTCAAAGTCAGCAAG AACGTGGAGAAACCTGTGCAAATGATGTTCAAGAAGTCCACCTTTAAAATGACCTACATTGAAGAAATAAGCACCCAGATTCTGGTGCTTCCCTACGTCGGCCAAGAGCTGAACATGGTCATCCTGCTGCCCAGTGAAAGCACTGACTTGAACACG GTGGAAAAGGCCCTGACCTACGAGAAATTCGTCACTTGGATGAAGCTAGATACGATGGACGAGGATGAGGTGGAGGTGTTCCTGCCCCGTTTCTCGCTGGAGGAGAGTTACGATATGGAAGGCGTCCTCCGAGACCTGGGCACGACCGACGCATTTCAGGCGGCCCAGGCCGACTTCAGCGGGATGTCGTGCCAGGAAGACTTGCACCTGTCCAAGATAGTGCACAAGTCCTTCGTGGAGGTCACTGAGGAGGGCACAGTAGCTGCGGCTGCCACAGTGGCCAGGATCACCCCGAGAATCCTGAGGATCGTGCCCCGGTTCTGTGCCGACCGccccttcctcttcttcatccagcatggcaagACCGGGGCCATCCTGTTCTGCGGCCGCTTCTGCTCGCCGTGA